Within the Gracilinema caldarium DSM 7334 genome, the region CGTTTTTTTGATTTAGCAAAGTCTAAACTCTCTGCAATTCTGGAACATGACCCAATTATTCCAATACCTGCACAGGGTTCTCAAGAGATTTTAAACTTTTTTAAAAAATTGGGTTTATACCAGGGACTCGCTACATCAGACTCTCTCGTAAACACAAAACGGGATATGGCAACGGTAGGATTTCTTGATTATTTTACGTTTATTGCCACATCCGATACCGTAGAAATGCCGAAACCTCATCCATATTCCGTATACGCCTTTGCCAACTCTTGTAACATTACTCCTGCTGAGATTTTGGTAATAGGGGATACCCCTGCCGATGAGGCAATGGCCATAGCTGCTGGCGCATCTTTTGTTGCAGTCCTTAGTGGAACTGGAACCGTCCAGGATTTTTCTCCAAAAACCCATATGATTCAAAACTTGTTTGAACTTTCATATTACCTAACAAATAGGGGTTTAGAAGAGCTTTAGTTTTCAAAATTAAATAAAAATAGCCACGCTTTTTTTATTTAATTTTATTGTTTCTATTGACAGAAACGTTTTTAACTGCTATATTCCATAGTGTTACTATATAAAGAAACATAGAGGAGTGTCATGGCAGACATACGGGATGATGGGGTAGTTGTTTCACTGCCCGGGGAGCGGTTCACCCCCTTTACGGCAGCCAAGAAGCTGGGTGCTGTCGCCATATTGGAATCGGCGTCTTTTAAAAAGGGAAGAGAACGTTATTCGATTATCCAGCTTGATGAAGCTTTCAGGATTCGTCAAAAGAACGACGGTGTGTACTGGGAGTTGAACGGTAAAGAAAGCCCCTGGCCTGATAGTTCGGTCCATGACATTCTGGATGTACTGTATGGTCTTGCATTACAGAACCGGAATACTGCCCCCGATCTTCCCGTCCCAGGAGCGGGTATTGGCTTTCTTGGGTACGATTTTGTCCGCCGCTGTGATACGGTGCGGCTTGCGATAAAGCCCGACTCCATCGGAATTCCCGAAGCTGAGTTTATTATAGGCCATCTGTACCTCGTTATCGATCACTATACGGATATCATGCATCTTGTGGGGCTTAATTATGCAGAGCATCATATTGATCTCGAAAAGCGGGTTGCAGAAATTAAGCGCCGTCTCGATGATCTGGATTTTACCTATCTGGAAAAGTCTGCTGATCCTGCACCCTTCGAAGTAGTAAGTGATGAAGTACTGGAAGAACAGATCTTTAAAGAGGGGGTACGCGCCATTCACGAACGGATTGTTGCAGGGGACCTTTTGCAGGCGGTCCTTTCCCGCCGTCTTACAGGGCACAGCAGCCTTTCTGCCCTGGAAGGGTACCGCCGGCTCCGTTCTACCAGTCCATCCCCGTATCTTTTTTATATTGATTTTGGCACCTATCAGCTCCTCGGGGCATCTCCGGAAAGTCTGGTTCGTCTGAGAAACGGGACAGCATCTATTCGGCCTATTGCGGGAACCCGCCGGCGGGGAAGGACCGCCGAAGAGGACCGGCAGTTAGAGCAGGAACTCTTGGAGGATCCTAAGGAACGGGCAGAGCATCTGATGCTCGTGGATCTTGCCCGGAATGACCTGGGAAGGGTGTGCAAGCCTGGTTCGGTTACGGTCAGCCGAAACATGGAAATTGAACACTTCAGTCATGTGATGCATATCGTTTCCGAGGTAGAGGGCATCCCCGATGAAGGCGTAACCGGTCCCCGGGTTTTGCGTGCCGCCTTTCCGGCAGGAACCGTAAGCGGTGCTCCCAAGCTTAAGGCCATAGAAATTGTGTCGTCCCTGGAACGGTTTGACCGGAGTTTTTACGCCGGTGCAGTGGGCTACTTTGATGTCCATGGCGGTTTTGATACCTGTATCACCATTCGATCTTCCCTGGTGAAAGATGGCCAGTGGCATCTGCAATCCGGGGCTGGGATTGTTTATGCATCCACACCGGACCGAGAGTGGGAAGAAACTAACGAAAAATTGGCCGCCCTGCGGACGGCCATATCAGGAGGAACGCGATGATTGTCATCATAGATAACTATGATTCATTTACCTATAACCTGTACCAGTATTTTGCCCGGCTGAGCAGTGAAGCAATCCGAGTCATCAGAAATGATGAGATATCCCTGGCCGAATTGGAAGCCCTGGAACCGAGTCACCTGGTTATTTCTCCTGGGCCGGGGCGTCCCGAAGATGCGGGTATTAGTGTGGATGCCATTCGGCATTTTGCAGGACGCCGTCCGATTCTTGGGGTTTGTCTGGGGCACCAGGCTATTGGTTATGCCTTTGGGTCCCCCATAGTGGGAGCCAAACATATCCGCCACGGGGAAGTGGAAGACATCAATCTGGATGGAAAGGGGCTATTCCGTACCATTGGACCGAAGGGAACCTTTACCCGTTACCACAGTCTGGTCGTAGCTGAAGATGGCCTGAGCCCCGAATTGGAAATAAGTGCCCGATCTAACGATGGGGATATCATGGGTCTGCGGCACCGTACTCTGCCGATCGAAGGCATTCAATTCCATCCGGAATCGGTGGCAAGTATTGATGGTGAGGCCCTGATCCGGGCCTTTTTGAATTACCGGCGGGAGCCCTTTGCCTTTAAGCGATCTTTTGAAAAAACCCTGAGGCGGGAGCATTTATCCCAGAGTGAAGCGGAAGCGTTCATGGAAGAACTCACCGAAGGTTCCCTCGATACCCCCCGTATTGCGGCAATGCTGACAGCCCTCTCAGCCAAAGGGCCCAGTGCAGAAGAGATCGCTGGTTGTGCTGCAGTGCTGCGCCGGAAAAAGACGCCCTTCCTGGTTCCAGGCGGAGCCCAATTCCCGGATCTTACCGATACCTGCGGTACCGGTGGTGATGGACTCGGAACCTTTAATATCAGTTCCATGGCCGCCCTGGTGGCCGCCAGCTGCGGACTGCCCATTGCAAAACACGGAAACCGGGCCGTATCAAGCCGGTCCGGCAGTGCGGATTTTTATGAGGCCCTCGGAATCCCCGTAACCATGAGCCCCGCCGAAGCCAGGACCATGCTTTCGGAAACCAATTTTGTGTTCCTCTTTGCGCCGGTGTACCATGGGGCCATGCGTTTTGCCGCTCCTGCCCGGAAAGCTCTCGGTATTAAGACCTTGATGAATCTGGTGGGGCCCCTCTCCAATCCGGCTGATGCGGCCTACCAGGTGATCGGTGTGTATGATGAGGCGCTCCTCGAGACCGTGGCCCGGGCGGCCCGCATTCTGGGGGTGCAGCGGGTGCTGACGGTGCATAGTCGGGATGGAATGGATGAAATATCCCCCTCGGCCCCCACGGATATAGTAGAAATGGATGCATCGGGTGCGATACACCGCTTTGTGTTTGATCCTGCGGCTTTAGGCCTCGGGACCTATGATTTTGCGGAACTTGCCGGAGCCGATGCCCGACATAATGCGGCCCTGGCTCTGGATCTTATTGCCGGTGCGGGCCGCCCGGCCCTCGAAGCGGCGGTAGCCTTTAATTCCGGGGCGGCCCTGTATGTGGCTGGCCGGGCTGGTTCTATTGCCGAGGGAGCGAAGCTGGCTGCCGATGCCCTGGCTTCCGGGGCCGTGGCGGAGAAGCTCGAAGCCCTGCGCTGTTTTGCCCAACAGAGGAAAGCCTGTGCCTGATATTCTGGATACCATTATCGAGCAGCGGAAACGGGACCTCTCAGAACTGGGCCCTACCTTCGGACTTGAATTGCCGAGGGCTCGTGAACGGCCGGTTGTCCCCTTTTTACAGAAACGGGGAGCCATTCTGGAAATTAAGCGGGCTTCCCCATCAAAGGGGGATATTGCACCCAACCTGGATGTACCCACCCTCTGTAGACAATATCAGGAAGCAGGAGCTAGTGCCGTATCGGTTCTGACGGAGCCCCACTTTTTTAAGGGTTCCCTGTTGGACCTTCTCACTGCAAGTCGAAGCGATGGTGTCTCAGGTGGCGGTGGTCCGGGACCACAGGAGGCTCTGCAGAGTCCTACCCATCATACAAAGCCGCTGGCCTTTTTACGGAAGGACTTTCTCCTCACTGAGGAAGAAGTTGAGGTAAGTTACCGTTGCGGTGCCGATGCGGTACTTCTCATCGCCCGTATTCTTGATGCTGACCGCCTCCTGGCTATGGCTGCCCGCTCTCATGATCTGGGCCTCTGTGCTCTGGTAGAGGTCCGTACTGAAGAAGATGTGGAGAAACTTGTGACAGTCAGCAGGCATTACCCGGTTTTAGCAGGGGTCAATGCCCGGGACCTGGCGACTTTTACCATTGACCCCCTGATTCCGGCGGCAATGATTAGACGATTGCCGGTACGGGCTGTATACGAGTCGGGGATACACAGCCCTGCCATGGCCCGCTATGCGGCAAAACTGGGTTACCAGGGCATCCTTGTGGGAGAAGGAGCGGCTAAAAACCCTGAACAAGCGGCGAAACTGGTTTCCGCTTTCATGCAGGCTGGACAAGATAGCAGGACCGCAGGTGGATCGGCAGGGGGGGGCCTCGCCGAGATGACAGAATCGCCTACGAAAGGGCCGACTAGCATAGGCCGCTTCTGGCGTGCCCTGGCGGAGCGGCGGGAAGCGAAGGGGGCCTCCGGTGTTCCGCAGTACTTTCTGAGCAGCGGCTCCCAGTTTGAAGCCGGCCCTCAGTTTAAAGCGAACACTCAGTTTAGACCCAGTGCCCAGTTTGGAGCTAGTTCCCAGTTTCCAGCCAGCCCCGGGTTGGGGGCCGGTCTCCCCCTCGTAAAAATCTGCGGACTCACTCGGACCGAGGATGCCCTGAAAGCCGCTGCGCTTGGGGCAGACTTGTTAGGTTTTGTGTTTGCAGAAAGCAAACGTACTGTCCAAACGCCGGTGGTCAGGGAAATCCGACAAGCCCTGCAAGGAATCCTTGCCGGAGATGTTCTGCACGCACGGTTGGCCGAATCGGTTCCGCCCGTTGGTACCAATGGTTCAAAGTTTAGAGGCAGTCAACCCCTCCTGGTAGGGGTGATCAACAGACTCGATAGTCCCCTCGCAGAAGCGGCGATTACCCTCTGCAGGGAAGGTATCCTGGATGCCATCCAATGGCATGGGGATCCTCTCATGGAAGATCCCCTGCTGGATGAACTGCCCCATTATCGGGTGGTACCGGTGGGATCCCCTGATGATATAGATCTGGTGCGGAGGCTCCTTGCAAGAGGTGTAGTCCGCATACTTCTAGATGCAAAGCTTGAAGGTCAAAGCGGCGGTACGGGCACCATGATTGGCGAGGAACTTCTAGATGAGCTTTGCAAAGAGATCCCAGAACTGGGAAGGAGCAGTCTCTGGCTTGCCGGAGGTCTCGGCCCTGATACGATAGGACCAGTCGTAGCACGCTATGGGCCTGAACTTATCGATGCATCGAGCCGGCTCGAAGCGGAGCCGGGCAAGAAGGATTGGAATAAACTGGAACTTTTTTTGAGAGAAATTGAAGTGGCTGGGATGCAATGGGGGACCTCCAAAAATCGTAGTTTTAAGAGGTTACCAAATGAGAAAAGTTCTCACATACATTTGCCACAGGTGCCTCAACAAGAGATAGGAGTAGATTGATGAAAAGCGAAGCTGGTTACTTTGGACCCTATGGGGGGCGCTATGTACCTGAGGTGCTCCTGCGGGCCATTCAAGAAATAGAAACGACCTTTTATGAGGCCATGAAGGATGAGGCTTTTATCCGGGAACTGGAACGGCTGCGGTACGAGTTTATTGGGAGGCCGACGCCGCTTCTCTATGCGGAACATACCAGTAAACTGCTTGGCGGGGCAGATCTGTTTATCAAAATGGAAGGGCTGGCCCACACCGGCGCCCATAAGATTAATAATGCCATAGGGCAGGTTTTGCTGGCCAAGCGGATGGGTAAAAAACGGATTATTGCCGAAACCGGTGCGGGCCAGCACGGCCTTGCAACGGCGGCGGCCTGCGCCAAACTGGGACTCCCCTGCACCGTCTACATGGGCTCAGTCGATGTGGACCGTCAACAGCCCAATGTGGCCACCATGGAACTCTTCGGTGCCCAGGTGGTGCCGGTAGAAAGCGGTTCCCAAACCCTGAAGGATGCGATAAATGAGGCTTTCCGGGACTGGGCTGCCTCATTTGAGGATACCTTTTATGTTATTGGCAGTGCCCTGGGCCCCGCCCCCTACCCGGATATGGTGCGAACCTTTCAGTCCGTTGTTGGCCGGGAAGTACAGCAGCAGCTTGCCGAATTTGGCCGTACCCCCGATGCCCTGGTGGCCTGTGTGGGCGGCGGTTCCAATGCGATCGGCTTTTTTGAGCCCTATCTGGACCAGGAGGTGCCCCGGCTTATCGGTGTAGAAGCGGGGGGGCGGGGCCCCGAACCGGGAAACCATGCGGCCCGAATGACCGGTGAAGGTGCCCGTACTGGTATTGTACATGGTTACAAGAGCCGCTTCCTGCTCACCGAAGACGGCCAGGTGGGCCAGACCCACTCCATATCAGCGGGATTGGACTACCCCGGGATCGGGCCCCAGCTGGCGGCCCTGGGCCGCTCGGGCCGTCTGGAATTCCGCCGGGCTACAGACCAGGAATCCTTGGAAGCTCTGCAGTTCTTTGCTCGGAATGAAGGTGTCATCTTTGCTCTGGAAAGCGCCCATGCCGGAGCGGCGGCCATCAACCTGACCCGTTCCCTTCCGAAGGGCAAGACGGTGGTGGTAAATATGTCCGGCCGGGGCGACAAGGACCTTTTTATCACCGCCCCGCTCCTGCGGCCCCGGGAATGGGAAGCCTTTTTACAGCGGGAACTGGAAGCTCTGGAAGTTCAGCGGGCGGCTGGTATTGCTCAGGCTGGCAGCGGCCAATCTGACAATGGACAGGGAGGCAAGTAATGCAACCGATTACTCTTATGGCCCATCTGGTGGCCAATTATCCAGACCCTTCGGGCTGTCTTGCAGCAGCCGAAGCCCTGGTAGAGGCTGGTACGAGGTATCTTGAGGTGCAGATTCCCTTCAGTGATCCCAGTGCGGATGGGCGAAGCATTATGAATGCCTGTGCGGCAACGCTGGAGGCGGGTTTTTCGGTCGCCGATGCGTTCCACCTGGTTCAGGAGCTTAAGGGGCGCTATCCTCAGATTCCTCTTTTTGTTATGGCCTATGCTAACCTTGTGGTAAGTCCCGGTGTGGATGCCTTTGTGCACCGGCTGCATCAGGCCGGAGTATCCGGGCTCATTGTGCCGGACCTTCCCTTTGATAGGGATGAGGGGCTTGCGGCAGCCTGTGCCGCCTATACTGAGCCGGTCATTTCTGCGATCCCTGTGGCTGCCCCCTCTATGAGCCGGGAGCGGCTCATCAATATGGTATCCCTGGGTCGTCCCTATCTATATGCGGCACTCCGTACGGGGATTACCGGTCAGGCAACGGAAATTGCAGACAGTACGAAGGAATTCCTTGCCCTCTGCGGGAGTGGCGGTTCAAAGGTGTTAGGGGGCTTTGGAATTCGCAGTCATGCCCAGGCTTTGCAGGTAGCAGACCATGTGCATGCTGTGGTGGCCGGTTCTGTCTTTGTGGATGCCATC harbors:
- a CDS encoding bifunctional indole-3-glycerol phosphate synthase/phosphoribosylanthranilate isomerase yields the protein MPDILDTIIEQRKRDLSELGPTFGLELPRARERPVVPFLQKRGAILEIKRASPSKGDIAPNLDVPTLCRQYQEAGASAVSVLTEPHFFKGSLLDLLTASRSDGVSGGGGPGPQEALQSPTHHTKPLAFLRKDFLLTEEEVEVSYRCGADAVLLIARILDADRLLAMAARSHDLGLCALVEVRTEEDVEKLVTVSRHYPVLAGVNARDLATFTIDPLIPAAMIRRLPVRAVYESGIHSPAMARYAAKLGYQGILVGEGAAKNPEQAAKLVSAFMQAGQDSRTAGGSAGGGLAEMTESPTKGPTSIGRFWRALAERREAKGASGVPQYFLSSGSQFEAGPQFKANTQFRPSAQFGASSQFPASPGLGAGLPLVKICGLTRTEDALKAAALGADLLGFVFAESKRTVQTPVVREIRQALQGILAGDVLHARLAESVPPVGTNGSKFRGSQPLLVGVINRLDSPLAEAAITLCREGILDAIQWHGDPLMEDPLLDELPHYRVVPVGSPDDIDLVRRLLARGVVRILLDAKLEGQSGGTGTMIGEELLDELCKEIPELGRSSLWLAGGLGPDTIGPVVARYGPELIDASSRLEAEPGKKDWNKLELFLREIEVAGMQWGTSKNRSFKRLPNEKSSHIHLPQVPQQEIGVD
- a CDS encoding anthranilate synthase component I; protein product: MADIRDDGVVVSLPGERFTPFTAAKKLGAVAILESASFKKGRERYSIIQLDEAFRIRQKNDGVYWELNGKESPWPDSSVHDILDVLYGLALQNRNTAPDLPVPGAGIGFLGYDFVRRCDTVRLAIKPDSIGIPEAEFIIGHLYLVIDHYTDIMHLVGLNYAEHHIDLEKRVAEIKRRLDDLDFTYLEKSADPAPFEVVSDEVLEEQIFKEGVRAIHERIVAGDLLQAVLSRRLTGHSSLSALEGYRRLRSTSPSPYLFYIDFGTYQLLGASPESLVRLRNGTASIRPIAGTRRRGRTAEEDRQLEQELLEDPKERAEHLMLVDLARNDLGRVCKPGSVTVSRNMEIEHFSHVMHIVSEVEGIPDEGVTGPRVLRAAFPAGTVSGAPKLKAIEIVSSLERFDRSFYAGAVGYFDVHGGFDTCITIRSSLVKDGQWHLQSGAGIVYASTPDREWEETNEKLAALRTAISGGTR
- the trpA gene encoding tryptophan synthase subunit alpha — encoded protein: MQPITLMAHLVANYPDPSGCLAAAEALVEAGTRYLEVQIPFSDPSADGRSIMNACAATLEAGFSVADAFHLVQELKGRYPQIPLFVMAYANLVVSPGVDAFVHRLHQAGVSGLIVPDLPFDRDEGLAAACAAYTEPVISAIPVAAPSMSRERLINMVSLGRPYLYAALRTGITGQATEIADSTKEFLALCGSGGSKVLGGFGIRSHAQALQVADHVHAVVAGSVFVDAISKAVEAHGVVRNGSFRGSSRVRDEAIRNLVREQVLEIIQGA
- the trpB gene encoding tryptophan synthase subunit beta, whose protein sequence is MKSEAGYFGPYGGRYVPEVLLRAIQEIETTFYEAMKDEAFIRELERLRYEFIGRPTPLLYAEHTSKLLGGADLFIKMEGLAHTGAHKINNAIGQVLLAKRMGKKRIIAETGAGQHGLATAAACAKLGLPCTVYMGSVDVDRQQPNVATMELFGAQVVPVESGSQTLKDAINEAFRDWAASFEDTFYVIGSALGPAPYPDMVRTFQSVVGREVQQQLAEFGRTPDALVACVGGGSNAIGFFEPYLDQEVPRLIGVEAGGRGPEPGNHAARMTGEGARTGIVHGYKSRFLLTEDGQVGQTHSISAGLDYPGIGPQLAALGRSGRLEFRRATDQESLEALQFFARNEGVIFALESAHAGAAAINLTRSLPKGKTVVVNMSGRGDKDLFITAPLLRPREWEAFLQRELEALEVQRAAGIAQAGSGQSDNGQGGK
- a CDS encoding bifunctional anthranilate synthase component II/anthranilate phosphoribosyltransferase; the protein is MIVIIDNYDSFTYNLYQYFARLSSEAIRVIRNDEISLAELEALEPSHLVISPGPGRPEDAGISVDAIRHFAGRRPILGVCLGHQAIGYAFGSPIVGAKHIRHGEVEDINLDGKGLFRTIGPKGTFTRYHSLVVAEDGLSPELEISARSNDGDIMGLRHRTLPIEGIQFHPESVASIDGEALIRAFLNYRREPFAFKRSFEKTLRREHLSQSEAEAFMEELTEGSLDTPRIAAMLTALSAKGPSAEEIAGCAAVLRRKKTPFLVPGGAQFPDLTDTCGTGGDGLGTFNISSMAALVAASCGLPIAKHGNRAVSSRSGSADFYEALGIPVTMSPAEARTMLSETNFVFLFAPVYHGAMRFAAPARKALGIKTLMNLVGPLSNPADAAYQVIGVYDEALLETVARAARILGVQRVLTVHSRDGMDEISPSAPTDIVEMDASGAIHRFVFDPAALGLGTYDFAELAGADARHNAALALDLIAGAGRPALEAAVAFNSGAALYVAGRAGSIAEGAKLAADALASGAVAEKLEALRCFAQQRKACA
- a CDS encoding HAD family hydrolase, which codes for MLASKAVLWDKDGTLLDTFGSWVAVERKLAKAIATEFGFSYFMEQDYIQRVLVRLGVKPDGSVASHGPLASGTSEAIINEFYIAFCEMDSFISVKKQRFFDLAKSKLSAILEHDPIIPIPAQGSQEILNFFKKLGLYQGLATSDSLVNTKRDMATVGFLDYFTFIATSDTVEMPKPHPYSVYAFANSCNITPAEILVIGDTPADEAMAIAAGASFVAVLSGTGTVQDFSPKTHMIQNLFELSYYLTNRGLEEL